Genomic DNA from Puntigrus tetrazona isolate hp1 chromosome 6, ASM1883169v1, whole genome shotgun sequence:
CTAGCAGTATCGGGCTCTTCTCTGATGAACTGTGAATACAGTCCTTGAGAGAactgagagagatggagagagagagagagagagagagtcttaGCAGTTATATAATGTCTTATGTGGAGGATGAATTGTAATTACCTCACTGAAAAAGCCTCTTGAACGCCATCATTAATAGAGTCTGCCACTTTAAAGAGACTGACTCTAGATGCTAGACACAGACGTGTTATTAAAAACTACAACGCACGTTTAAAAGCATCAGAATGGCACAAAAGCATCCTCCGATTCCAGCTTTCACGAAAAACACGGACGGATTGCAAGGAGCGCTTTGCACCCCGACCCCCTATTACACTTATTTACGGCGACAGTGTTCAGCCTTGGCGACGTTCCCGCTTGCAAAATGGCACGTCTTGGCAAAACCCAGCGGCCACTCGAGGACGGGTTGATCTTTTagggcttttagtgacattgcAAAATATCTCTTCCAAATCTGGGGCCCGCGCACAGCTGGGCCCCTTCTTCCCGGACGCTGCAGACAGGGTCGCCGTAAACTAGGCCACTGGTTACCTGCGTGGGTCGGTCTGTTTCGTACGTGCGCTCCGATGAATACAATGGCAAACTTGCATGTGAAATCTTCAGTGAGCTGTCAAACTAAATCAGGAACGacgactgcaaaaaaaaaacaaaaaaacaagcacttTTTTACTGCACGGCCAGAAATGAAATTTTGATATTAAAAGAGACCTCACAAGTTATCTTCTGTTGCACACTATGTTTAACAGCAACTCTTCGTAAGTGCTTTTTTAATGCATCGAACTGGTCTGAAAATGTATCCGTGGCAGTTTACCTTCTTCGCCTTTCTTGTTTTGCTGGAGAGTCTGATATCCTTCCGTTCAGCTGTCGAGACGAAGGTACATTCAGTGCTGATGTCCGGACGGGAGGCGATGACTTACAGTTCTGGCAGAAATTAAATTACTGGTCAAAATGAATTAATAGGAGATTTGTTTAGGCCTCTTTAGTTTGGCACGGAAATCAATCGTAACACTATGTTGTCAGTCCtataaaacaactttttggCTGACGGTACCGTTGTAGTTAATGCAGCCAGCGTTTAACAGTAATTTATAGCTGTTTACTGAAACAACAGCAACTAACAATAACTGCGTGTTACCAGTGATATATGAAGAAACGCTCTTCAGGATGAACTTGACCTTTAGCTTCCGCATCCCAGCCTACTTCAAGCGTgtgcataaaatgcataaacgtCCTGAATATGAGTTGCACGCGGAAATATTAGGTTATAATAAAATAGGTTATAAACTCGGTTTGGATAGCGGTAGGGAGCATTgctttttttacgtttttcttTAATCTGTCCTTCACGGACGTTGAAACGGTCCTTCGCAAGGAGGTCTGTAACTTCCTGCAATTCTCAAGCATCAATTGCACATCTAATGTACactactgcaaaaaaaaagctttctgttTTGGAACCGAAAAAGCAAAATGctttattccaaataaaatcACTGGAATCATAATAATGCAAGCATGCCAGGAGAATTGTGTTGGGCATGAGGGCGGTCTATAGGttattgtgctttattttaatgcatctaaAATGATGTGTGTAGTCAATTCTCCTTTTGTTTTAAACGGGATTTATCTGCATATCTGTGGATAGTAAACATCAGGTGTCAGCCTGAAACCACCAGTTTGACTTAAATGACCGATAGCATCAATATTAGTGTTCCTTTTTAACTCAACGTGGCGTTATTATATATCCCAGAAAGCgcaattaaaataaaggtttaccCGTTCAAACTTAACACCGAAAGCGAGAAGCATTTCCTGCGTGCTCTTCAAAAGGCTGACGTAAACATTGGAGCAGGCAGGTGAACTGGTATCATTTATGTAACCCACAGCACCAGGACACAGATGGTGTTTTCCTGTGAACGCCCCTCGCATCTTTATTTCCgcttctcacacaaacacatagcCTACACACAGACGCAATCGTCTCCTGCGGTTACTGGCACTACAGGTCACCCAAGCGAGAAGACGACAAACACCAACTGACACTTTTCATCATTATCGGCTttcaaattcaattattttagaaaCAGGACACTTTGGATATCCTGAGCGGACaatgattaatataaatagaaattgatttttcattttcatgacCTCAGGATTAAGAGCGTTTGAGTGCATCTCACTAAACATGttcattttacttaaaataaatgcatttttttgtataaagacAATTAGATTTGCATTgagattttcattaaaaaacacacctttctccatatttttcattatttaaatgagtgAATGAGTTTTTggctttataataattttagctTTAATTCCCATTATTCCTAATAGttgttttaattgaaatgaGGTAATTAAGGTCTCATTTCTTAGGTCTCCACCTCACatctaaaaatcacaaatttgaaaattgcatattttaatattacacacacatatacatatatatatacacactataatttcatttttcttcaggTTTTCTCTGACAGGTTTCGTAAGAAATGGTGCATAAACAGAAGTATGAACTAATTTAGCAGATGCATATGTTTGTCGTTCTAGGCTACACATGCTCAGTTTTCttgccaatgtttttttttttaaagccaacgTGATGATAAATTCAGGTCCAGCCCCGGAATTTCTGCATCACgcaaattgcatttaaaaatagcacattcttcatcttcatctttatTTACAAGCCCATGAAAACTGCAGCCATGTCTGCAGCCAAGTATAACGCAGTTAATATATTCCACTGCAACTGCATTGATTGCTCAGCTAAATGTAGATGCTCCCTTAGCATGTATTGACTCGCCGCTGTTTTAATGGCAAATGAATTCTGTATGACAGTTGCGTTCTTTTAACCTTCGCTCCTCTCGCTCCCTCTTAGATGTCAGGGTTGACCCACTGGCTTTTATTCAACAGACTCCGCTGCCATTTACATGACCGAGCAGAGGGACCCTTAGAGACAAGCTGCCATACAATGTCAAAGTCATAATTTCAGCGCATCACTGCGTCCTCTGCTGTTGgacacgagtgtgtgtgcgagtgtgtgacAGTCCTTATCACAGTCATCAAGGTTGGGGGCGCTGTATCCTCTAGCGCCGCACGCATGCTATTTATAGAGCGGCTTCAAATTCGAACAACCTGCGCTTTGAGAcatggaaagagagaggaggaaaaacaatgaaatgtttCGTAGTGGGAAATTAGATTTGGACGTTCGGCGCTCGCTTGTTAACATCCACTTGCATCACTTGTTTGCCGCCCTGTCAGATCCGAGTGAGTCACATCCGCAGGGAATCAAGAAATACGGGAgctaattacatttgtaatcaACTTATACGGCCTCCGTTGGCCTTCTCTTGAACGGCTTGCCACGCCTACGGCATCTGAGGACCTCCTTTAGCTGCTCTTTTAGTAATCAATGAAGGATGTAACTAAAAACTTTAGGAATTTGTCACTAAAAGGTCAACAATTAGCCACTATCCTTTATATTGGGAGGAACAACTAtaactgttttttgttgttggtgtgCATGCGTTCtatcacacacacccacccctATGTTGACATCTATACAGCTGATAGGAAGTGCTTGATGAATGCAAAGGGTTTTTAGTGTCGCTGGCTCAATGACACTAGAACGGTTTTACTTACATAAGGTAAGAGCAGATATCAAGCTATTCCCTCTTGTGTTCTTCAGATCTGCTGCGAAGTGTTAAcgttttgcattttgcaaacaATTGCATTCTTATCTGCATGACACGTctgtctcttctttttttttttgcagaatgaACAAAGTGCTTGGAGGGACAATGTGAGCATTCAGAGTTGAAGGTCATAATCGAGTGTAGCCATTGCCGGAAGAAAATATCTGGCAGTATTCAGGATGATTCTGCTGACTTTATCTGAATCTGCGATACTTCCACCTCATTCTAGAGTCAGCTATGGATAAAAAAGGCAAATTCACGCTTGGTGTCCAGACTCTGATTTCAAAGGGACTGGCAGATGCTTGCTATGGAATATTTTTGGACCTCTCTGATGTCAACTAACTTTATTGCCTCTTTGATTTTGTCTTTCTCTAAACCATGCTGGAAAAACCCAAGTAAGTTCTTTAATTGAGTGCGGACAGTGAATGGAGAGCCTCATCTAGCATGAAATGAATTTCTGTATTCTTGTGTTTTAGTTTAATCTGCCTGTCATAAATACATCAGGGTGTCTTATCGTGGACATGTGTACAATGTTAAGCTTTTCATCAGgactaaaattttattttgtggacTGATTTTTTGGAATCAGCATTATACGCCGCAAGCTCTTGAAAAGATGAGTTTAAGCAATCCTCGTTGGTGAAAAACAAACGCAAAGCAGAAAAACAAGGGCTAGCAAGGACGGCGCTCAGGTGCTGCTCCTATAGCGTACTAAAATTTGCTTAATTTGAACATTTGCACCTGCTTTCTGGCTCTTTCACTCCTCTCGGCTGTGGCCACGCTCCATCTCTCAGGATGAGCCAGAAGTCCGACTCAGAGACCGAGAGCTCCCAGGCACCGGTTATTTATACGGTAGAGGAACTGGAGTGCAAGATATGCTACAATCGCTTTGACACTCGAGCCCGCAAGCCCAAGGTGTTGAGTTGCTTGCACCGGGTCTGTGCCAAATGTCTAAAGAAGATGGTGGAGCTGGACTCGTCTCCGAGCATCATCAGCTGCCCCTTCTGTCGCCACGAGACTCACGTCCCCGACGAGGAGATCTGGTTGCTTCAAGATGACAGCAACATTCTGGCTATTCTGACTTACCAGGACCGGGCGCGTAAGAGTGGCACCACACCCAGCGGCGAGGTTCTTCTGACCCCCAACAGTCTCAGCGGAGGCGAGCAGGCCCACAGCTCCTCCGACTGCCTCGTCATCACAATCATGGAAGTCCCTGGAGAGTCGCAGTCCTCGGACTCTATGAGCATGCTGAACATGGTGCGCTTGTATCGGCCGGCCAGCTTGGACTCCTTGCCTTGCCACCTTCCTGTGCAGAAGTGTCGGGCTTGGACATCTCGTTCGGTTCCTCGCTTTCTAATGGGTTTCCTCTGCCTGGTCTACTTTAGCTCGCTGCCGCTGGGGATCTACTTGCTGATGATCCAGCAGCTCACGATGGGAGTGATCTTGGTCAGCCTGGTGCCCTCCACCCTGGTCCTTTGCGTGTTTTACGGCTTCTGCCAATGTTTGTGCCACGAGATCATGGAGGCCATTGCCACATAACACCCTACGATCGGTCCTAGGGCTCATCTTTGGACTAGCAAGACCTGTAAAAGAACAAAAGCCAAATGATGCATATCTACTAATCCCAGACATCACATTTTTTCCGCCGCACCAGATTATACCAGCATCTACCAGTGAACTCCTTGTAACTCACCTCACATTGTATGCAGGGCCAACTGTACCTGACTTTAGCAGTTAAAGCTTGATTACCAATGCAAGATGGAGGTATCGATTTTGGACTGCATCAGATCGCTGTGGTTTTGTATCGTCTTTAGCTCACCCAATGGGTCTTCAACAAACTGTGATATAAATAACACGCAACGGAGAATGAAAGTCCTTCCACACTTTAATATGGAAACCACAGGATGTGTTCAACAATACTAGATGAATTTGTTCATTTCCCGTTATCTATTGAATATCTGTGGTATAATTTCAATCATTGTCTCAATGTTCTCGTTGAAGTTCCTAGTTGCCTTTGTAAGGCATGTCAATGGCCAAGctgtaatgtttatgtaaaataagtGAAGTTGTGTTTGTCATTGCTATGAGAATGAACAAATACTTTTAAGCAACCTGTTAGATATTCAATAAAGATTCTTCCGTATCTAACAGAACTCCAGATTAAACTGTTACGTACACTTACCATACTTGGACACGCTTGACGCAAATTATGGGAGTAACTTACGTTTACACTGTAAACAATCAGCAAAATGTTTATGCAATAAGCATTAAAGGTTAAAAAggttaaggttaaaaaaaaaaaaaacagtaaaagcatTAACAAATTACTTTCAATGTAACTCCTGAagatacagtaatattacaGACTTGTTAAATATACAGCAATATATGTCTAGATTTTGTAACGATTAAATTT
This window encodes:
- the LOC122346850 gene encoding E3 ubiquitin-protein ligase RNF182 yields the protein MSQKSDSETESSQAPVIYTVEELECKICYNRFDTRARKPKVLSCLHRVCAKCLKKMVELDSSPSIISCPFCRHETHVPDEEIWLLQDDSNILAILTYQDRARKSGTTPSGEVLLTPNSLSGGEQAHSSSDCLVITIMEVPGESQSSDSMSMLNMVRLYRPASLDSLPCHLPVQKCRAWTSRSVPRFLMGFLCLVYFSSLPLGIYLLMIQQLTMGVILVSLVPSTLVLCVFYGFCQCLCHEIMEAIAT